One window of Ziziphus jujuba cultivar Dongzao chromosome 5, ASM3175591v1 genomic DNA carries:
- the LOC107420296 gene encoding cytochrome P450 CYP82D47, with translation MDIDHLHLPNLLPFISTILVLLLLVHHLLWKSKRDQKKRELPEAAGGWPIIGHLPLLQGPQPLHITLGNMADKYGPIFTIRMGIYKTLVVSNWETAKECFTTNDKVFANRPKLVAHDILGYNYAMIGFSPYGSYWRQVRKIATLEVLSHHRIEKLSHVRESEVKISIKELYELWGNDSSVVVEMKNWFGDVALNLIFRMVVGKRYLEATATNGDECRRALRDFSELTGIFVVSDAIPHLRWLDLGGHVRAMKKTAKVLDHLIHGWLEEHKPKRSNSVEEEKQDFMAVMLSILDSDQEIASFDADTINKATSLALILAGTDTMMVTLTWALALLLNNRGALKKAQQELDEHVGRDRQVKESDLNKLVYLQAILKETLRLYPAAPLLLPHESMEDCTVGGYHVPKGTCLLVNLSKIHRDPKIWSDPNEFRPERFLTTHKAVDVRGQNFELIPFGSGRRMCPGVSLALQFMQLTLAALLHGFDVATLSNEAVDMSEKFGLTNMKASPLDVLLTPRLPANLYY, from the exons ATGGATATtgatcatcttcatcttcctaATCTACTCCCTTTTATCTCCACCATCTTGGTCCTTTTGCTGCTTGTCCACCATCTTCTATGGAAATCCAAACGTGACCAGAAGAAGAGGGAGCTACCAGAAGCTGCGGGTGGATGGCCTATTATTGGCCACCTGCCTCTGCTACAAGGTCCACAACCTCTCCATATAACCTTGGGAAACATGGCAGATAAGTACGGCCCAATCTTCACTATCAGGATGGGAATCTACAAAACTTTGGTTGTAAGTAACTGGGAAACGGCCAAAGAGTGTTTCACTACCAATGACAAAGTGTTTGCCAACCGTCCAAAGCTCGTTGCCCACGATATATTGGGCTACAACTATGCCATGATTGGGTTCAGCCCTTACGGCTCTTACTGGCGACAAGTGCGAAAGATTGCCACTCTTGAAGTACTTTCCCACCACCGTATTGAGAAACTCAGTCACGTCCGAGAATCCGAGGTGAAAATATCCATCAAAGAGCTGTACGAGCTGTGGGGAAACGACAGTAGCGTGGTTGTGGAGATGAAAAATTGGTTTGGAGATGTTGCATTAAACCTCATATTCAGGATGGTCGTAGGGAAGCGATATCTAGAAGCTACAGCCACGAATGGTGATGAGTGCCGAAGAGCGTTGAGGGATTTTTCCGAATTGACTGGGATTTTTGTGGTATCGGATGCGATTCCACATCTGAGATGGTTGGACTTGGGAGGACACGTGAGAGCAATGAAGAAGACGGCCAAAGTGCTGGATCATTTGATACATGGATGGCTGGAGGAGCATAAGCCAAAGAGAAGTAATTCTGTGGAGGAGGAGAAGCAAGACTTTATGGCTGTGATGCTTTCGATTcttgatagtgatcaagaaatTGCCAGTTTTGATGCTGATACAATCAACAAGGCTACATCCTTG GCTCTTATTTTAGCGGGCACGGACACAATGATGGTAACCTTGACATGGGCTCTGGCCCTGCTCCTAAACAATCGAGGTGCATTAAAGAAGGCCCAACAAGAACTGGACGAGCACGTTGGCAGAGATAGGCAAGTAAAGGAATCGGACCTAAACAAGCTGGTGTATCTCCAAGCCATTCTCAAAGAGACGCTGCGTTTATACCCAGCCGCACCACTCTTGCTTCCTCACGAGTCCATGGAGGACTGCACTGTAGGTGGCTATCACGTCCCAAAAGGCACATGCCTTCTTGTCAATCTTTCAAAGATTCATAGAGACCCAAAAATCTGGTCAGATCCAAACGAGTTTCGGCCCGAACGCTTTCTTACAACCCACAAAGCGGTTGACGTACGAGGCcagaattttgaattaattccgTTTGGCAGCGGTAGAAGAATGTGCCCTGGTGTATCACTTGCACTTCAATTTATGCAACTCACGCTCGCTGCTTTGCTTCATGGGTTTGATGTGGCAACCCTCTCCAATGAAGCGGTTGATATGTCTGAGAAATTTGGACTGACCAACATGAAAGCCTCCCCGCTTGATGTCCTTCTCACCCCACGCCTTCCTGCTaatctttattattaa